In a single window of the Massilia oculi genome:
- the nuoG gene encoding NADH-quinone oxidoreductase subunit NuoG — MVEIELDGKKVEVPPGSMVMDAANKLGTYIPHFCYHKKLSIAANCRMCLVEVEKAPKPLPACATPVSPGMIVRSHSDKAVQAQKSVMEFLLINHPLDCPICDQGGECQLQDLAVGYGKSGSRYEEEKRVVAPKEAGPLISMEEMSRCIQCTRCVRFGQEVAGVMEFGMLGRGEHSEITTFVGKTVDSEVSGNMIDLCPVGALTSKPFRYSARPWELQRRKSVSPHDSLGANLIVQVKGGKVMRVLPLENEAVNECWLSDKERFSYEALDNADRLTKPMIKQDNKWIETEWSTALEYVAHGLRNIRHEHGADSLAAVATAHSTVEELYLLNKAFRGFGSENVDFRLRQSDFALDGQVTPWLGMPIAQLSTLKRALVIGSFLRKDHPLVTTRLRAATKAGLRLSVLGGSDEELLMKVAHKLIAAPSDWLVALSEVVVAIAADKNIAVPAGFENVEASEQAKAIAASLVVVGDVDVPGAILLGNAAAQHPQASKIHAAAQWIAEQTGCSFGYLVDAANSVGGHLVGATSGKKESLFATPKKAYVLLNAEPELDAANPQQAVAALQQAEMVVAMSAFKHGMEYADVLLPIAPFSETSGTFVNCEGRAQSFNGTVRPLGDARPAWKVLRVLGNLLGLTGFDYETSEAIRDEAFGKGNTDLSAKLNNKATLAPSAGSYAPAGQLERLTDVPVYFTDALARRSEPLQRTADANAPLVTLSKTVAESIGVKAGDSVKVTQGNGSAILVANVDKTLPPYAVRVAAGHPAVAGLGAMFGSIQVEKAGEGK; from the coding sequence ATGGTTGAAATCGAATTAGACGGCAAGAAAGTCGAAGTCCCACCGGGTTCCATGGTGATGGACGCCGCAAACAAACTCGGCACCTATATTCCGCACTTCTGCTATCACAAGAAATTGTCGATCGCAGCAAACTGCCGCATGTGCCTGGTCGAAGTGGAGAAGGCGCCCAAGCCCCTGCCGGCATGCGCTACCCCCGTGTCGCCAGGCATGATCGTGCGCAGCCACAGCGACAAGGCCGTGCAGGCACAGAAGTCGGTGATGGAATTCCTGCTCATTAACCACCCGCTGGATTGCCCGATCTGCGACCAGGGCGGCGAATGCCAGCTGCAGGATCTGGCCGTCGGCTACGGCAAGAGCGGCTCGCGCTACGAAGAAGAAAAACGCGTGGTGGCCCCGAAGGAAGCGGGCCCGCTGATCTCGATGGAAGAGATGTCGCGCTGCATCCAGTGCACCCGTTGCGTGCGTTTCGGCCAGGAAGTGGCTGGCGTGATGGAATTCGGCATGCTGGGCCGCGGCGAGCACTCCGAGATCACCACGTTCGTCGGCAAGACCGTCGACTCCGAAGTGTCCGGCAACATGATCGACCTGTGCCCGGTCGGCGCGCTGACCAGCAAGCCGTTCCGTTACTCGGCACGTCCTTGGGAACTGCAGCGCCGCAAGTCGGTGTCGCCGCACGATTCGCTGGGCGCCAACCTGATCGTCCAGGTCAAGGGCGGTAAAGTCATGCGCGTGCTGCCGCTCGAGAACGAAGCGGTCAACGAGTGCTGGCTGTCGGACAAGGAGCGTTTCTCGTACGAGGCGCTGGACAATGCCGATCGGTTGACCAAGCCGATGATCAAGCAGGACAACAAGTGGATCGAGACCGAATGGTCGACGGCCCTTGAATATGTTGCCCACGGCCTGCGCAATATCCGCCACGAGCACGGCGCCGACAGCCTCGCGGCCGTCGCCACCGCCCACTCGACCGTGGAAGAACTGTACCTGCTGAACAAGGCCTTCCGCGGCTTCGGCTCGGAGAACGTCGACTTCCGCCTGCGCCAGAGCGATTTCGCGCTGGACGGCCAGGTGACCCCGTGGCTCGGCATGCCGATCGCGCAACTGTCGACCCTGAAGCGCGCACTGGTCATCGGTTCCTTCCTGCGCAAGGATCACCCGCTGGTCACCACCCGCCTGCGCGCCGCCACCAAGGCCGGCCTGCGCCTGTCGGTGCTGGGTGGCAGCGACGAAGAACTGCTGATGAAGGTCGCCCACAAGCTGATCGCGGCGCCAAGCGACTGGCTGGTCGCGCTGTCGGAGGTCGTGGTCGCCATCGCCGCCGACAAGAACATCGCCGTCCCGGCCGGCTTCGAGAACGTCGAAGCGTCGGAGCAGGCGAAAGCCATCGCCGCGTCGCTGGTCGTCGTCGGTGACGTCGACGTGCCAGGCGCCATCCTGCTGGGCAACGCCGCCGCGCAACACCCGCAAGCCTCGAAGATCCACGCCGCCGCGCAATGGATCGCCGAGCAGACCGGTTGTTCGTTCGGCTACCTGGTCGACGCCGCCAACAGCGTCGGCGGCCACCTGGTGGGCGCTACCTCGGGCAAGAAGGAATCGCTGTTCGCCACGCCGAAGAAAGCCTATGTGCTGCTGAACGCGGAACCGGAACTGGATGCAGCCAACCCGCAGCAAGCCGTCGCCGCCCTGCAGCAGGCCGAGATGGTCGTCGCGATGTCGGCCTTCAAGCACGGCATGGAGTACGCCGACGTGCTGCTGCCGATCGCGCCGTTCTCGGAAACCTCGGGCACCTTTGTCAACTGCGAAGGCCGCGCACAGAGCTTCAACGGCACCGTGCGTCCGCTGGGCGACGCGCGTCCGGCCTGGAAAGTGCTGCGCGTGCTGGGCAACCTGCTGGGCCTGACCGGCTTCGACTACGAGACGTCGGAAGCGATCCGCGACGAAGCCTTCGGCAAGGGCAATACCGACCTGTCGGCCAAGCTGAACAACAAGGCGACGCTGGCGCCATCCGCGGGCAGTTACGCCCCGGCCGGCCAGCTCGAGCGCCTGACCGACGTGCCGGTGTACTTCACCGACGCGCTGGCCCGCCGTTCCGAGCCGCTGCAGCGCACCGCCGACGCGAATGCGCCGCTGGTCACGCTGTCGAAGACGGTCGCCGAGTCGATTGGCGTGAAGGCAGGTGACAGCGTGAAGGTCACCCAGGGCAATGGCTCGGCCATCCTGGTCGCCAACGTCGACAAGACCCTGCCGCCCTACGCGGTGCGTGTCGCCGCCGGCCATCCGGCCGTCGCCGGCCTGGGCGCGATGTTCGGTTCCATCCAAGTTGAAAAAGCAGGGGAGGGCAAGTAA
- the nuoH gene encoding NADH-quinone oxidoreductase subunit NuoH: MATPGYIDSFNAGGADLLGPVWPLVWTIIKIIAVVAPLMIAIAYATLWERKFIGWIQIRIGPNRVGPGGLLQPMADGLKLLIKEIVIPAKANRNLFVIGPIMTIMPALAAWSVVPFGPQFALADVNAGVLLLLAITSVEVYGIIIAGWASNSKYSFMGAMRASAQMISYEIPMGFVLVVVLMVSGTLNLSGIVAGQQVGMFADMGINFLSWNWLPLFPLFIIYLVSGLAECGRHPFDVIEGESEIVAGHMVEYSGMSYAMFMLAEYGNMILIGTLASLFFMGGWSAPFAFLEVGGTIGGFIGFFWLFLKAFLFVTFFIWVRGTFPRYRYDQIMRLGWKVFIPLTLIWLVVVAVWMQTPWNIWK; the protein is encoded by the coding sequence ATGGCAACGCCCGGTTATATCGATTCATTCAACGCCGGCGGCGCCGACCTGCTCGGCCCGGTCTGGCCGCTGGTCTGGACCATCATCAAGATCATCGCCGTCGTCGCGCCGCTGATGATCGCGATCGCCTACGCCACCCTGTGGGAACGTAAATTCATCGGCTGGATCCAGATCCGTATCGGCCCGAACCGCGTCGGCCCTGGCGGCCTGCTGCAGCCGATGGCCGACGGCCTGAAACTGCTGATCAAGGAAATCGTGATTCCGGCTAAGGCGAACCGCAACCTGTTCGTCATCGGCCCGATCATGACCATCATGCCGGCGCTGGCCGCCTGGTCGGTGGTGCCGTTCGGCCCGCAGTTCGCGCTGGCCGACGTCAACGCCGGCGTGCTGCTGCTGCTGGCGATCACCTCGGTCGAAGTCTACGGCATCATCATCGCCGGCTGGGCCTCGAACTCGAAGTACTCGTTCATGGGCGCGATGCGCGCCTCGGCGCAGATGATCTCGTACGAAATCCCGATGGGCTTCGTGCTGGTGGTCGTGCTGATGGTCTCGGGCACCCTGAACCTGTCGGGCATCGTCGCCGGCCAGCAAGTGGGCATGTTCGCCGACATGGGGATCAACTTCCTGTCGTGGAACTGGCTGCCGCTGTTCCCGCTGTTCATCATCTACCTCGTGTCGGGCCTGGCCGAGTGCGGTCGTCACCCGTTCGACGTGATCGAAGGCGAATCGGAAATCGTGGCTGGCCACATGGTCGAGTACTCGGGCATGTCGTACGCGATGTTCATGCTGGCCGAATACGGCAACATGATCCTGATCGGTACCCTGGCGTCGCTGTTCTTCATGGGCGGCTGGTCGGCGCCGTTCGCCTTCCTCGAAGTGGGCGGCACCATTGGCGGCTTCATCGGCTTCTTCTGGCTGTTCCTGAAGGCCTTCCTGTTCGTGACCTTCTTCATCTGGGTCCGCGGTACCTTCCCACGCTACCGCTATGACCAGATCATGCGCCTGGGCTGGAAAGTGTTCATCCCGCTGACCCTGATCTGGCTGGTCGTCGTCGCCGTCTGGATGCAGACGCCGTGGAATATTTGGAAGTAA
- a CDS encoding NADH-quinone oxidoreductase subunit M produces the protein MMQSTISTFPPYLSLAIWLPILFGVLVLAIGRDKNAGMVRMMSLVGAVVSLLPTIPLIANFDNAAHGMQFYEQAAWIERFNVFYRLGVDGLSLWFVPLTAFITIIVVLAAWQVIEERVAQYMGSFLILSGLMIGVFCALDGLLFYFFFEATLIPMYIIIGVFGGPNRVYAAFKFFLYTFFGSLLTLVAIVYLYTQSQTFDILAWHQLPLTMKEQVLIFIAFFMAFAVKVPMWPVHTWLPDAHVEAPTGGSVVLAAIMLKLGAYGFLRFSLPITPDASQYLAPVVIALSLVAVIYIGLVALVQKDMKKLVAYSSIAHMGFVTLGFFMFNDLGVQGGLMQAISHGFVSGAMFLCIGVLYDRVHSREIADYGGVVNTMPKFAAFVVLFSMANAGLPATSGFIGEFMVILGAVEFNFWTGVASGTALILGAAYSLWMVKRVIFGPVANKKVAALTDLNGREFAILSVLAIATLAMGLYPAPIAETLQVSVTDLLQHVAVSKVPQ, from the coding sequence ATGATGCAGTCAACAATTTCTACGTTTCCACCGTACCTGAGCCTGGCGATCTGGCTCCCGATCCTGTTCGGCGTGCTGGTCCTGGCCATCGGCCGCGACAAGAACGCCGGGATGGTGCGCATGATGTCGCTGGTCGGCGCCGTCGTCAGCCTGCTGCCGACGATCCCGCTGATCGCCAACTTCGACAACGCCGCCCACGGCATGCAGTTCTATGAACAGGCGGCCTGGATCGAGCGCTTCAACGTCTTCTACCGCCTCGGCGTGGACGGCCTGTCGCTGTGGTTCGTGCCGCTGACCGCCTTCATCACCATCATCGTGGTGCTGGCGGCGTGGCAGGTGATCGAAGAGCGCGTGGCCCAGTACATGGGCTCGTTCCTGATCCTGTCGGGCCTGATGATCGGCGTGTTCTGCGCGCTGGACGGCCTGCTGTTCTACTTCTTCTTCGAAGCCACCCTGATCCCGATGTACATCATCATCGGCGTGTTCGGCGGCCCGAACCGGGTGTATGCGGCATTCAAGTTCTTCCTGTACACCTTCTTCGGTTCGCTGCTGACCCTGGTCGCGATCGTCTACCTGTACACCCAGTCGCAAACGTTCGACATCCTGGCCTGGCATCAATTGCCGCTGACGATGAAAGAACAGGTTCTGATCTTCATCGCCTTCTTCATGGCCTTCGCCGTGAAAGTGCCGATGTGGCCGGTGCACACCTGGCTGCCGGATGCCCACGTCGAAGCGCCGACCGGCGGTTCGGTCGTGCTGGCCGCGATCATGCTGAAGCTGGGCGCCTATGGTTTCCTGCGCTTCTCGCTGCCGATCACCCCGGATGCCAGCCAGTACCTGGCCCCGGTCGTCATCGCCTTGTCCCTGGTGGCCGTGATCTACATCGGCCTGGTGGCCCTGGTGCAGAAAGACATGAAGAAACTGGTCGCCTATTCGTCGATCGCACACATGGGCTTCGTGACCCTGGGCTTCTTCATGTTCAACGACCTGGGCGTGCAGGGCGGCCTGATGCAGGCGATCTCGCACGGCTTCGTGTCGGGCGCGATGTTCCTGTGCATCGGCGTGCTGTACGACCGTGTGCACTCGCGTGAAATCGCCGACTACGGTGGAGTGGTGAACACGATGCCGAAGTTCGCCGCCTTCGTCGTGCTGTTCTCGATGGCCAATGCCGGCCTGCCGGCGACCTCGGGCTTCATCGGCGAGTTCATGGTGATCCTGGGCGCGGTCGAGTTCAACTTCTGGACCGGTGTCGCATCGGGTACCGCCCTGATCCTGGGCGCGGCCTACTCGCTGTGGATGGTCAAGCGCGTCATCTTCGGGCCAGTGGCCAACAAGAAAGTCGCCGCGTTGACCGACCTGAACGGCCGTGAGTTCGCCATCCTGTCGGTGCTGGCAATCGCCACCCTGGCGATGGGCCTGTACCCGGCGCCGATCGCCGAGACGCTGCAAGTCTCGGTCACCGACCTGCTTCAGCACGTCGCAGTCAGCAAAGTGCCTCAATAA
- the nuoL gene encoding NADH-quinone oxidoreductase subunit L: MAGQISTSLLLAVPLAPLAGSAIAGLLGTKFLGNVVGRKVSHTATILGVLIALIISVQTLMATLDGFKLNEDIYTWMTVGTLKLAVGFQIDTLTAMMMCVVTSVSLMVHIYTIGYMAEDDGYNRFFSYISLFTFAMLMLVMSNNFLQLFFGWEAVGLVSYLLIGFWYTRPTAIFANMKAFLVNRVGDFGFILGIGLLLAASGSMNYVEVFAQADQLSTMVVPGTDWPLLTAACICLFIGAMGKSAQFPLHVWLPDSMEGPTPISALIHAATMVTAGIFMVSRMSPLFELSDGALSFIIVIGSITALFMGFLGIIQNDIKRVVAYSTLSQLGYMTVALGVSAYSVAAFHLMTHAFFKALLFLGAGSVIIGMHHDQDMRNMGGLRKYMPITWITSLIGSLALIGTPLFSGFYSKDSIIEAVHASNLPGSGFANFAVLAGVFVTAFYSFRMYFLVFHGEERFGKAHAHDHHDDHAHHKAAGHDHADPHALHDSGAHHEEDAHDDHHHGLAPGQKPHESPWVVTLPLILLAIPSVIVGYLAIGPMLHGDFFDGVITVNPAHPAMAELGEMFHGAGAMALHGLQTAPFWLALAGVVAAYYCYMVNPRVPAWFYAKLKPLHTLLDNKYYMDAFNQKFFAGGALGVGKGLWNVGDRGLIDGLVVNGSAKVVAWFSTITKRAQTGYIYHYAFVMIVGVLAAMLYFFPFWRG, from the coding sequence ATGGCGGGGCAAATTTCAACCTCACTCTTACTGGCGGTGCCTCTGGCGCCGCTGGCAGGCTCGGCGATCGCCGGCCTGCTGGGCACCAAGTTCCTGGGCAATGTGGTCGGTCGCAAGGTATCGCATACGGCGACCATCCTCGGCGTGCTGATCGCGCTGATCATCTCGGTGCAAACCCTGATGGCCACGCTCGACGGCTTCAAGCTCAATGAAGACATCTACACCTGGATGACGGTCGGCACGCTGAAACTGGCGGTCGGCTTCCAGATCGATACCCTGACCGCGATGATGATGTGCGTCGTGACCTCGGTGTCGCTGATGGTCCACATCTACACGATCGGCTATATGGCGGAAGACGACGGCTACAACCGCTTCTTCTCGTACATCTCGCTGTTCACCTTCGCGATGCTGATGCTGGTCATGTCCAACAACTTCCTGCAGCTGTTCTTCGGCTGGGAAGCGGTGGGCCTGGTCTCGTATCTGCTGATCGGCTTCTGGTACACCCGTCCGACCGCGATCTTCGCCAACATGAAGGCCTTCCTGGTCAACCGTGTCGGCGACTTCGGCTTCATCCTCGGCATCGGCCTGCTGCTGGCCGCGTCGGGTTCGATGAACTACGTCGAAGTGTTCGCGCAAGCCGACCAGCTGTCGACCATGGTCGTGCCGGGCACCGACTGGCCGCTGCTGACCGCCGCCTGCATCTGCCTGTTCATCGGCGCAATGGGCAAGTCGGCGCAGTTCCCGCTGCACGTCTGGCTGCCGGACTCGATGGAAGGCCCGACCCCGATCTCGGCACTGATCCACGCCGCGACGATGGTTACCGCCGGCATCTTCATGGTGTCGCGCATGTCGCCGCTGTTCGAGCTGTCGGATGGCGCACTGAGCTTCATCATCGTCATCGGTTCGATCACCGCGCTGTTCATGGGCTTCCTGGGCATCATCCAGAACGACATCAAGCGCGTCGTCGCGTACTCGACCCTGTCGCAGCTGGGTTACATGACCGTGGCGCTGGGCGTGTCGGCCTACTCGGTCGCCGCCTTCCACCTGATGACCCACGCCTTCTTCAAGGCGCTGCTGTTCCTTGGCGCCGGCTCGGTCATCATCGGCATGCACCACGACCAGGACATGCGCAATATGGGCGGCCTGCGCAAATACATGCCGATCACCTGGATCACCTCGCTGATCGGCTCGCTGGCCCTGATCGGTACCCCATTGTTCTCGGGCTTCTACTCGAAGGATTCGATCATCGAGGCAGTGCACGCAAGTAACCTGCCGGGTTCGGGCTTCGCCAACTTCGCGGTGCTGGCCGGCGTGTTCGTCACGGCGTTCTACTCGTTCCGTATGTATTTCCTGGTGTTCCATGGCGAAGAGCGGTTTGGTAAAGCCCATGCGCATGATCATCATGACGATCATGCGCATCACAAGGCGGCCGGGCATGACCACGCCGATCCGCACGCGCTGCACGATTCGGGCGCGCACCATGAAGAAGACGCGCACGACGACCACCACCACGGCCTGGCCCCGGGCCAGAAGCCGCACGAGTCGCCATGGGTCGTGACCCTGCCGCTGATCCTGCTGGCCATCCCGTCGGTCATCGTCGGCTACCTGGCGATCGGTCCTATGTTGCACGGTGATTTCTTCGATGGCGTGATCACCGTCAATCCTGCTCACCCTGCGATGGCTGAACTGGGCGAGATGTTCCATGGCGCCGGCGCGATGGCCCTGCACGGCCTGCAGACCGCACCGTTCTGGCTGGCACTGGCAGGCGTCGTTGCCGCCTACTACTGCTATATGGTCAATCCGCGCGTGCCGGCCTGGTTCTACGCCAAGCTCAAGCCGCTGCACACCCTGCTGGACAACAAGTACTACATGGATGCGTTCAACCAGAAGTTCTTCGCTGGCGGCGCACTCGGCGTGGGCAAGGGCCTGTGGAATGTCGGCGACCGCGGCCTGATCGACGGCCTGGTCGTCAATGGCAGCGCCAAAGTGGTGGCCTGGTTCTCGACCATCACCAAGCGCGCGCAGACCGGTTACATCTATCACTATGCGTTCGTGATGATCGTCGGCGTACTGGCAGCGATGCTGTACTTCTTCCCGTTCTGGCGCGGTTAA
- the nuoK gene encoding NADH-quinone oxidoreductase subunit NuoK translates to MTLSLAHYLILGAILFAISVVGIFLNRKNIIILLMAIELMLLAVNLNFIAFSHYLGDAAGQIFVFFILTVAAAESAIGLAILVVLFRNLDTINVEDLDSLKG, encoded by the coding sequence ATGACGTTGTCGCTCGCACACTACCTGATCCTGGGCGCGATCCTGTTCGCGATCTCGGTGGTCGGCATCTTCCTGAACCGGAAGAACATCATCATCCTGCTGATGGCCATCGAATTGATGCTGCTGGCGGTGAACCTGAACTTCATCGCGTTCTCCCATTACCTGGGCGACGCGGCGGGGCAGATTTTCGTGTTCTTCATCCTGACCGTCGCTGCCGCCGAATCCGCAATCGGCCTGGCAATCCTGGTGGTCCTGTTCCGTAACCTGGACACGATCAACGTGGAAGACCTCGACAGCCTCAAGGGCTGA
- the nuoI gene encoding NADH-quinone oxidoreductase subunit NuoI, with translation MSRMKEILGSLMLTELIKGLALTGKYALSRKITVQYPEEKTPMSNRFRGLHALRRYPNGEERCIACKLCEAVCPAMAITIESAQRDDGTRRTTRYDIDLTKCIFCGFCEESCPVDSIVETHVLEYHGEKRGDLYYTKEMLLAVGDRYEADIAAAREADAKYR, from the coding sequence ATGTCCAGAATGAAAGAAATCCTCGGCAGCCTGATGCTGACCGAGTTGATCAAGGGCCTTGCCCTGACCGGGAAATATGCGCTGTCGCGCAAGATCACGGTCCAGTACCCGGAAGAAAAGACCCCGATGTCGAACCGCTTCCGCGGCCTGCACGCGCTGCGCCGCTACCCCAACGGGGAAGAGCGCTGCATCGCCTGCAAGCTGTGCGAAGCGGTGTGCCCGGCCATGGCCATCACGATCGAATCGGCGCAGCGCGATGACGGCACCCGCCGCACCACGCGCTACGACATCGACCTGACCAAGTGCATCTTCTGCGGCTTCTGCGAAGAATCGTGCCCGGTCGACTCGATCGTGGAGACCCACGTGCTGGAATACCACGGCGAGAAACGCGGCGATCTCTACTACACCAAGGAGATGCTGCTCGCCGTCGGCGACCGCTACGAAGCCGACATCGCCGCCGCCCGCGAGGCGGACGCGAAGTACCGCTAA
- a CDS encoding NADH-quinone oxidoreductase subunit J, giving the protein MTFTTVLFYVFAAIMVLAALRVITAKNPVHAALFLVLAFFNAAGIWLLLKAEFLAIVLVLVYVGAVMVLFLFVVMMLDINIDRMREGFWGYLPVASIVGGLIVLEMGVVLWHGYSNFEQSAEAAALNIGGTKELGLQIYTRYIYGFEIAAVVLLVAIIAAVALTLRRRKDTKAIDPGQAVRVKRNDRLKIVKVDTVNQRAIDAANVEKAAAAAAAAAAAAGSPAEPKEPK; this is encoded by the coding sequence ATGACATTTACAACTGTTCTGTTCTACGTGTTCGCGGCCATCATGGTGCTGGCCGCACTGCGCGTCATCACGGCCAAGAATCCGGTCCACGCCGCGCTGTTCCTGGTGCTGGCCTTCTTCAATGCGGCCGGCATCTGGCTGCTGCTGAAGGCCGAGTTCCTCGCCATCGTGCTGGTGCTGGTCTATGTCGGCGCCGTCATGGTGCTGTTCCTCTTCGTCGTCATGATGCTCGACATTAATATCGACCGCATGCGCGAAGGCTTCTGGGGTTACCTGCCGGTGGCGTCCATCGTCGGCGGACTGATCGTGCTCGAGATGGGCGTCGTGCTGTGGCACGGCTACAGCAACTTCGAGCAAAGCGCCGAAGCGGCCGCCCTGAACATCGGCGGCACCAAGGAACTGGGCCTGCAGATCTACACCCGCTACATCTACGGCTTCGAGATCGCCGCCGTCGTGCTGCTGGTGGCGATCATCGCCGCCGTCGCCCTGACCCTGCGCCGCCGCAAGGACACCAAAGCCATCGACCCGGGCCAAGCGGTTCGCGTCAAGCGTAACGACCGCCTGAAGATCGTCAAGGTCGACACGGTCAACCAGCGCGCCATCGACGCGGCGAACGTCGAGAAGGCCGCCGCGGCAGCCGCTGCAGCCGCCGCCGCCGCAGGATCGCCTGCCGAACCCAAGGAGCCAAAATGA
- the nuoF gene encoding NADH-quinone oxidoreductase subunit NuoF, with translation MTSLHDRHIKPLILADLNGENWHLADYVKRGGYAALRRIIEEKITPEQIIADMKASGLRGRGGAGFPTGLKWSFMPRQFPGQKYLVCNTDEGEPGTFKDRDIIRYNPHALIEGMAIGAYAMGITVGYNYIHGEIFQDYLRFEEALEEARAAGFLGNNILGSEFSFQLHAHHGYGAYICGEETALLESLEGKKGQPRFKPPFPASFGLYGKPTTINNTETFAAVPFILNIGAENYMALGKPNNGGTKIFSISGDVERPGNYEVPLGTPFATLMELAGGMRGGKKIKAVIPGGSSAPVVPGDLMMQTDLDYDSIAKAGSMLGSGAVIVMDETRCMVKSLLRLSYFYYEESCGQCTPCREGTGWMYRMVHRIEHGQGRPEDMDLLNNIADNIKGRTICALGDAAAMPVQAMIKHFRQEFEYHIEHKHCLVPAYL, from the coding sequence ATGACCAGCCTGCACGACCGTCACATCAAACCGCTGATCCTCGCCGACCTGAACGGCGAGAACTGGCACCTGGCCGACTACGTCAAGCGTGGCGGCTATGCGGCGCTGCGCCGCATCATCGAAGAAAAGATCACGCCGGAACAGATCATCGCAGACATGAAGGCCTCGGGCCTGCGTGGCCGCGGCGGTGCGGGCTTCCCGACCGGCCTGAAGTGGAGCTTCATGCCGCGCCAGTTCCCGGGCCAGAAATACCTCGTCTGCAATACCGATGAGGGCGAACCGGGCACGTTCAAGGACCGCGACATCATCCGCTACAACCCGCATGCGCTGATCGAAGGCATGGCCATCGGCGCCTACGCGATGGGCATCACCGTGGGTTACAACTACATCCACGGCGAGATCTTCCAGGACTACCTGCGTTTCGAGGAAGCGCTGGAAGAAGCGCGCGCGGCCGGCTTCCTGGGCAATAACATCCTGGGTTCGGAATTCTCGTTCCAGCTGCACGCCCACCACGGCTATGGCGCCTACATCTGCGGCGAAGAAACCGCCTTGCTGGAATCGCTGGAAGGCAAGAAGGGCCAGCCGCGCTTCAAGCCGCCATTCCCGGCCTCGTTCGGCCTGTATGGCAAGCCGACCACGATCAACAACACCGAAACGTTCGCGGCCGTCCCGTTCATCCTGAACATCGGTGCCGAGAACTATATGGCGCTGGGCAAGCCGAACAACGGCGGCACCAAGATCTTCTCGATCTCGGGCGACGTCGAGCGTCCGGGCAACTACGAAGTTCCGCTGGGCACGCCGTTCGCGACCCTGATGGAACTGGCTGGCGGCATGCGCGGCGGCAAGAAGATCAAGGCCGTCATTCCTGGCGGTTCGTCGGCGCCTGTCGTTCCTGGCGACCTGATGATGCAGACCGACCTCGACTACGATTCGATCGCGAAAGCGGGTTCGATGCTGGGTTCGGGCGCCGTCATCGTCATGGACGAGACCCGCTGCATGGTCAAGTCGCTGCTGCGCCTGTCGTACTTCTACTACGAAGAATCGTGCGGCCAGTGCACCCCGTGCCGCGAAGGCACCGGCTGGATGTACCGCATGGTCCACCGCATCGAGCATGGCCAGGGTCGTCCGGAAGACATGGATCTGCTGAACAACATCGCCGACAACATCAAGGGCCGCACCATCTGCGCGCTCGGCGATGCGGCTGCGATGCCAGTCCAGGCGATGATCAAGCACTTCCGCCAGGAATTTGAATATCACATCGAGCACAAGCACTGCCTCGTGCCCGCATACCTTTAA